Proteins from one Hydrogenophaga sp. SL48 genomic window:
- a CDS encoding CoxG family protein, with the protein MDMQGNRSLAITQQQAWDALNDPEVLKACIPGCDKVEATGENQYAVGMALKIGPVSAKFAGKILLSDIVAPASYKINFEGQGGVAGFGKGAAEVKLSPNGSGCELDYTVHATVGGKIAQLGQRLIDGTAKAMSEDFFKRFDEAMQKAHPEAYAARDAAAAAAAAGDVATPVAAPAASGGGVPAWVWVAGAVTIGVIWWLSR; encoded by the coding sequence ATGGACATGCAAGGCAACCGATCCCTCGCCATCACCCAGCAACAGGCCTGGGACGCGCTCAACGACCCCGAGGTGCTCAAGGCCTGCATACCGGGATGCGACAAGGTGGAGGCCACCGGCGAGAACCAGTACGCCGTGGGCATGGCACTCAAGATCGGGCCGGTGTCGGCCAAGTTCGCCGGCAAGATCCTGCTCAGCGACATCGTGGCGCCCGCGTCGTACAAGATCAATTTCGAGGGCCAGGGCGGCGTCGCGGGCTTCGGCAAGGGCGCGGCCGAAGTGAAGCTCAGCCCCAACGGCAGCGGCTGCGAACTGGACTACACGGTGCACGCCACCGTGGGCGGCAAGATCGCGCAGCTGGGCCAGCGCCTGATCGACGGCACGGCCAAGGCCATGTCGGAAGATTTCTTCAAACGCTTCGACGAAGCCATGCAGAAGGCCCACCCCGAGGCCTATGCGGCGCGGGACGCGGCGGCCGCCGCCGCAGCGGCTGGCGATGTGGCCACGCCGGTGGCAGCTCCTGCCGCCAGCGGCGGCGGCGTGCCCGCCTGGGTGTGGGTGGCCGGCGCGGTGACCATCGGCGTGATCTGGTGGCTGAGCCGCTGA
- a CDS encoding xanthine dehydrogenase family protein molybdopterin-binding subunit: protein MGASDFAKLPHIGEAVRRKEDYRFLTGAGNYTDDITQANQTCAVFVRSPHAHANIKSIDLTRAKAMPGVVEIFTGKDIDGKMGGLPCGWLITSTDGTPMKEPPHPILAIGKARYVGDQVAMVIAETLEQAKNAAEAVDVDYDVLDAVVDMRTAAQGPALHEAAPDNHCYKWAIGDKGAVDAAFAGAAHVTKLDLINNRLVPNAMEPRAAIGMYNRATEEYTLYVSNQNPHVERLLMTAFVLGLPEHKVRVIAPDVGGGFGSKIFLYAEDVALTWAAKQINRNIKWTCERSESFLTDAHGRDHISHAEMAMDANGKFLAMRVHTDANMGAYLSTFASAVPTILYATLLAGQYKTPQVYVEVDAWFTNTAPVDAYRGAGRPEATYLLERLVSRCGWELGIGQDEIRKRNFIDSWPYQTPVALQYDVGDYLGCMNKAQDLADVAGFEQRKAASAAKGLLRGIGYSSYIEACGIAPSNIAGALGARAGLFECGEVRVHPTGSVTIFTGSHSHGQGHETTFAQVVAARLGLSVDAVDVVHGDTGRVPFGMGTYGSRSISVGGAAIMKALDKIETKAKKIAAHLMEASDADVEFANGEFTVKGTDKKVTFGQVALTAYVPHNYPLDKLEPGLNETAFYDPTNFTFPAGTYICEVEVDPATGFTRVDKFSAVDDFGTIINPMIVEGQVHGGIVQGIGQALLENCVYDKETGQLLTGSFMDYAMPRADDFPEFKIGTICTPCTHNPLGTKGCGEAGAIGSPPAVINAVLDALKPLGVTEFDMPASPGRVWEAVQSAKK from the coding sequence ATGGGTGCATCCGATTTCGCCAAGCTGCCGCACATCGGCGAGGCCGTCCGCCGCAAGGAGGACTACCGCTTCCTCACGGGCGCGGGCAACTACACCGACGACATCACGCAGGCCAACCAGACCTGCGCGGTGTTCGTGCGCAGCCCGCACGCGCACGCCAACATCAAAAGCATCGACCTGACCCGCGCCAAGGCCATGCCCGGCGTGGTCGAGATCTTCACGGGCAAGGACATCGACGGCAAGATGGGCGGCCTGCCCTGCGGCTGGCTGATCACCAGCACCGACGGCACGCCCATGAAGGAGCCGCCCCACCCGATCCTGGCCATCGGCAAGGCGCGGTACGTGGGTGACCAGGTGGCGATGGTGATCGCCGAGACGCTGGAGCAGGCCAAGAACGCCGCCGAGGCGGTGGACGTGGACTACGACGTGCTCGACGCCGTCGTGGACATGCGCACCGCCGCCCAGGGCCCGGCCCTGCACGAGGCCGCGCCCGACAACCACTGCTACAAGTGGGCCATCGGCGACAAGGGCGCGGTGGACGCGGCCTTTGCCGGCGCCGCGCACGTCACCAAACTGGACCTGATCAACAACCGCCTCGTGCCCAACGCCATGGAGCCGCGCGCGGCCATCGGCATGTACAACCGGGCGACCGAGGAATACACGCTCTACGTGTCGAACCAGAACCCGCACGTCGAGCGCCTGCTGATGACGGCGTTCGTGCTCGGGCTGCCCGAGCACAAGGTGCGCGTGATCGCGCCCGACGTGGGCGGCGGCTTCGGTTCCAAGATCTTTCTCTACGCCGAAGACGTGGCACTCACCTGGGCGGCCAAGCAGATCAACCGCAACATCAAGTGGACCTGCGAACGCAGCGAGTCTTTCCTGACCGACGCGCACGGCCGCGACCACATCAGCCACGCCGAGATGGCGATGGACGCCAACGGCAAGTTCCTGGCGATGCGCGTGCACACCGACGCCAACATGGGCGCGTACCTGTCCACCTTCGCCTCGGCCGTGCCGACCATCCTGTACGCCACGCTGCTGGCGGGCCAGTACAAGACGCCACAGGTGTACGTGGAGGTGGACGCCTGGTTCACCAACACCGCGCCGGTGGACGCCTACCGCGGCGCCGGCCGCCCCGAAGCGACCTACCTGCTGGAGCGCCTGGTGAGCCGCTGCGGCTGGGAACTGGGCATCGGGCAGGACGAGATCCGCAAGCGCAACTTCATCGACAGCTGGCCCTACCAGACGCCCGTGGCCCTGCAGTACGACGTGGGCGACTACCTGGGCTGCATGAACAAGGCGCAGGATCTGGCCGACGTGGCCGGCTTCGAGCAGCGCAAGGCGGCCAGCGCCGCCAAGGGCCTGCTGCGCGGCATCGGCTACAGCAGCTACATCGAAGCCTGCGGCATCGCGCCCTCGAACATCGCGGGCGCGCTCGGGGCGCGCGCCGGCCTGTTCGAGTGCGGCGAGGTGCGCGTGCACCCCACCGGCAGCGTGACCATCTTCACCGGCTCGCACAGCCACGGCCAGGGCCACGAGACCACCTTCGCGCAGGTCGTCGCGGCGCGCTTGGGGCTGTCGGTGGACGCGGTCGACGTGGTGCACGGCGACACCGGCCGCGTGCCCTTCGGCATGGGCACCTACGGCTCGCGCTCCATTTCGGTCGGCGGCGCGGCCATCATGAAAGCGCTCGACAAGATCGAGACCAAGGCCAAGAAGATCGCGGCGCACCTGATGGAAGCCAGCGACGCCGACGTGGAGTTCGCCAACGGCGAGTTCACGGTGAAAGGCACCGACAAGAAGGTCACCTTCGGTCAGGTCGCGCTCACCGCCTACGTGCCGCACAACTACCCGCTGGACAAGCTGGAACCGGGCCTGAACGAAACCGCGTTCTACGACCCGACCAACTTCACCTTCCCCGCGGGCACCTACATCTGCGAGGTGGAGGTGGACCCGGCCACCGGCTTCACGCGCGTGGACAAGTTCAGCGCGGTGGACGACTTCGGGACCATCATCAACCCCATGATCGTCGAAGGCCAGGTGCACGGCGGCATCGTGCAGGGCATTGGCCAGGCGCTGCTGGAGAACTGCGTCTACGACAAGGAAACCGGCCAGCTGCTCACCGGCTCGTTCATGGACTACGCCATGCCGCGCGCCGACGATTTCCCCGAGTTCAAGATCGGCACCATCTGCACGCCCTGCACCCACAACCCGCTGGGCACCAAGGGCTGCGGTGAAGCCGGCGCCATCGGCTCGCCGCCGGCGGTGATCAATGCCGTGCTCGACGCCTTGAAGCCGCTGGGCGTCACGGAGTTCGACATGCCTGCCTCGCCCGGTCGCGTGTGGGAAGCGGTTCAATCTGCAAAAAAATGA
- a CDS encoding XdhC family protein, which produces MENLDITVLRKLLQWRRDGQRALLATVVRTWGSSPRPVGSIMALCETGSVVGSVSGGCIEDDLIYRYSRANATAGAQPAAGITHDIPQGPPERVTYGVTADEAHRFGLPCGGTLELLLEFNPDADTLAALVQALSEGRLMQRCTELATGAVTLRPCDKPAGLIDDGVTLSNTFGPEYRMLLIGAGQLTEYLSTMALFCGFAVTVCDPREEYRGSWAVAGVALAHGMPDDVVREFQVDRRTCVIALTHDPKLDDLALLEALQTEAFYVGAIGSRRNNEARRARMIEHFDQTEASLAPLRGPIGIYIGSKMPSEIAVSIMAEVLAVKNAVPLPRDTQVGPAKDLLRAR; this is translated from the coding sequence ATGGAAAACCTCGACATCACGGTGCTGCGCAAACTGCTGCAATGGCGGCGCGACGGGCAACGTGCGCTGCTGGCCACGGTGGTCCGCACCTGGGGCTCGTCGCCGCGCCCGGTCGGCTCGATCATGGCGCTGTGTGAAACCGGCTCGGTGGTGGGCTCGGTCTCGGGCGGCTGCATCGAAGACGACCTGATCTACCGCTACAGCCGGGCCAACGCCACCGCGGGCGCGCAGCCCGCCGCTGGCATCACGCACGACATTCCGCAAGGCCCGCCCGAGCGCGTGACCTACGGCGTCACCGCCGACGAGGCGCATCGCTTCGGCCTGCCCTGCGGCGGCACGCTGGAGTTGCTGCTCGAATTCAACCCCGATGCTGACACGCTCGCGGCGCTGGTGCAGGCCCTGAGCGAAGGCCGGTTGATGCAGCGTTGCACCGAGCTCGCCACCGGCGCCGTCACCCTGCGGCCCTGCGACAAACCCGCGGGCCTCATCGACGACGGTGTGACGCTGAGCAACACCTTCGGTCCCGAGTACCGCATGCTGCTGATCGGTGCCGGCCAGCTCACCGAGTACCTATCGACCATGGCCCTGTTCTGCGGCTTCGCGGTCACGGTCTGCGACCCGCGCGAGGAGTACCGCGGCAGCTGGGCCGTGGCCGGTGTGGCGCTGGCCCACGGCATGCCCGACGACGTGGTGCGTGAATTCCAGGTGGACCGCCGCACCTGCGTGATCGCGCTCACCCACGACCCCAAGCTCGACGACCTCGCGCTGCTCGAAGCGCTGCAGACCGAGGCGTTCTACGTTGGCGCCATCGGCTCGCGGCGCAACAACGAGGCGCGCCGCGCCCGGATGATCGAGCACTTCGATCAGACCGAGGCCAGCCTGGCCCCGCTGCGCGGCCCGATCGGCATCTACATCGGCAGCAAGATGCCGTCCGAGATCGCGGTCAGCATCATGGCCGAGGTGCTGGCGGTGAAGAACGCGGTGCCGCTGCCGCGCGACACCCAGGTGGGGCCGGCCAAGGACCTGCTGAGGGCGAGGTAA
- a CDS encoding AAA family ATPase: MTAFSSIDALIQALQTAGYHADRRLATAVFLALKLQRPLLLEGEPGVGKTELAKALAKVLQRELLRLQCYDGLEQREALYEWNYAAQLLHMRAVELRAPTFGTDVSSLPPEGAPATLGRPGGGGQAREIDIEREVYQERYLIRRPLLQALQAPAPGALLLIDEVDRADEPFEAFLLEYLGEYQVSIPELGTVRALIAPVTILTSNRTRELNDAVKRRCLYHWLDYPERERELDIVRAQVPQASAELSAQVAEVVGRLRSQPFANAFQRAPGIAESVEWAKALVALDTLAIDPEVLSDTAGILFKQREDVAALTRDMAVELLKPVEA, encoded by the coding sequence ATGACCGCTTTCAGCTCCATCGACGCGCTCATCCAGGCGCTGCAGACCGCCGGCTACCACGCCGACCGGCGCCTGGCCACGGCGGTGTTTCTCGCGCTCAAGCTGCAGCGCCCGCTGCTGCTGGAAGGCGAGCCCGGCGTGGGCAAGACCGAGCTGGCCAAGGCGCTGGCCAAGGTGTTGCAGCGCGAGCTGCTGCGCCTGCAGTGTTACGACGGGCTGGAGCAGCGCGAGGCGCTGTACGAATGGAACTACGCGGCTCAGCTGCTCCACATGCGCGCGGTAGAACTGAGGGCCCCCACGTTCGGCACTGACGTGTCCTCTCTGCCCCCCGAGGGGGCGCCCGCCACCTTGGGGCGGCCCGGCGGTGGCGGTCAGGCACGAGAGATCGACATCGAACGCGAGGTCTACCAGGAGCGCTACCTGATCCGCCGCCCGCTGCTGCAGGCGCTGCAGGCGCCAGCGCCGGGCGCGCTGCTGCTGATCGACGAGGTGGACCGCGCCGATGAGCCGTTCGAGGCCTTTCTGCTGGAGTACCTGGGCGAGTACCAGGTCAGCATCCCCGAGCTGGGCACGGTGCGCGCGCTGATTGCGCCAGTCACCATCCTCACCAGCAACCGCACCCGCGAGCTGAACGACGCGGTCAAGCGCCGCTGCCTCTACCACTGGCTCGACTACCCCGAGCGCGAGCGCGAGCTGGACATCGTGCGCGCCCAGGTGCCGCAGGCCTCGGCCGAACTCTCTGCCCAGGTCGCCGAGGTGGTGGGCCGGCTGCGCAGCCAGCCCTTTGCCAACGCCTTCCAGCGCGCGCCCGGCATCGCCGAGAGCGTGGAGTGGGCCAAGGCCCTGGTCGCGCTGGACACGCTGGCCATCGACCCCGAGGTGCTGTCGGACACGGCGGGCATCCTGTTCAAACAGCGCGAAGACGTGGCCGCGCTCACGCGCGACATGGCGGTGGAGTTGCTCAAGCCCGTCGAAGCCTGA
- a CDS encoding aldehyde ferredoxin oxidoreductase family protein gives MSWAGKILRVNLTAGTVKSEPLNMEWARAYLGSRGLGSKYLISEIDPKVDPLSPENKIIWATGPLTGTMASTGGRYTVITKGPLTGAIACSNSGGYWGAELKMAGWDMVIFEGKSATPVYLYINDDVAELRDASHLWGQSVWKTEEMLKTGLQDPLVRVSSIGKSGENGVLYAAVVNDLHRAAGRSGVGAVMGSKNLKAIAVRGTKGVGNIRDPKAFMQVTKEKKKILADNAVTGQGLPAYGTQVLMNVINEMGALPTRNHRDVQFEGAKDISAEAMVTPRATDGKKHLVTNQACFGCTIACGRISKIDEGHFTVANKPQYWGANGGLEYEAAWALGAANGVNDLEALQYANLLCNEEGFDPISFGATVGAVMELYEMGVLTAEQLGIDAKFGSAQALAHFAEITAKGEGFGKEIGQGSKRLTEKYGHPDLSMSVKGQEFPAYDGRAIQGIGLAYATSNRGACHLRGYTIASEVLGIPVKTDPVESEGKPELVKAFQDATAAFDSSGLCVFTTFAWGVADLAPQLQAACNEEFTTEELEKIGERIWNMEREFNNAAGFTAKDDSLPKRLLTEAAKTGASKGMVSKLPEMLPKYYAVRGWDPEGRPTAETKTRLSL, from the coding sequence ATGTCTTGGGCTGGAAAAATCCTCCGCGTCAATCTGACCGCGGGCACCGTCAAATCCGAACCGCTGAACATGGAGTGGGCGCGCGCCTACCTCGGTTCGCGCGGCCTCGGCAGCAAGTACCTGATCAGCGAGATCGATCCGAAAGTCGACCCGCTGTCGCCGGAGAACAAGATCATCTGGGCCACCGGCCCGCTGACCGGCACCATGGCCTCCACCGGCGGCCGCTACACCGTGATCACCAAAGGCCCGCTGACCGGCGCCATCGCCTGCTCCAACTCGGGTGGCTACTGGGGTGCCGAACTCAAGATGGCCGGCTGGGACATGGTCATTTTTGAAGGCAAGTCGGCCACGCCGGTCTACCTCTACATCAACGACGACGTGGCCGAGCTGCGCGACGCTTCGCACCTCTGGGGCCAGAGCGTGTGGAAGACCGAAGAAATGCTCAAGACCGGCCTGCAAGACCCGCTGGTGCGCGTGTCGAGCATCGGCAAGTCGGGAGAAAACGGCGTGTTGTACGCGGCCGTGGTCAATGACCTGCACCGCGCCGCCGGCCGCTCGGGCGTGGGCGCCGTGATGGGCAGCAAGAACCTTAAGGCGATTGCCGTGCGTGGCACCAAGGGCGTGGGCAACATCCGCGACCCCAAGGCCTTCATGCAGGTCACCAAAGAGAAGAAGAAGATCCTGGCCGACAACGCGGTCACGGGCCAGGGCCTGCCGGCCTACGGCACCCAGGTGCTGATGAACGTGATCAACGAGATGGGCGCGCTGCCCACGCGCAACCACCGCGACGTGCAGTTCGAAGGCGCGAAAGACATCTCGGCCGAAGCCATGGTCACGCCGCGCGCCACCGACGGCAAGAAGCACCTGGTGACCAACCAGGCCTGCTTCGGCTGCACCATCGCCTGCGGTCGCATCAGCAAGATCGACGAGGGCCACTTCACGGTGGCCAACAAGCCGCAGTACTGGGGCGCCAACGGCGGCCTGGAATACGAAGCGGCCTGGGCGCTGGGCGCGGCCAACGGCGTGAACGACCTGGAAGCGCTGCAATATGCCAACCTGCTGTGCAACGAAGAGGGCTTCGACCCGATCAGCTTCGGTGCCACCGTGGGCGCCGTGATGGAGCTGTACGAGATGGGCGTGCTCACCGCCGAGCAACTCGGCATCGACGCCAAGTTCGGCTCGGCGCAGGCGCTGGCCCACTTCGCCGAGATCACCGCCAAGGGCGAAGGCTTCGGCAAAGAGATTGGCCAGGGCTCCAAGCGCCTGACTGAAAAGTACGGTCACCCCGACCTGTCCATGAGCGTGAAAGGCCAGGAATTCCCGGCCTACGACGGCCGCGCCATCCAGGGCATCGGCCTGGCCTACGCCACCTCCAACCGCGGCGCCTGCCACCTGCGCGGTTACACCATCGCTTCCGAAGTGCTGGGCATCCCGGTCAAGACCGACCCGGTCGAGAGCGAAGGCAAGCCGGAACTGGTGAAGGCGTTCCAGGACGCGACCGCCGCGTTCGACTCGTCGGGCCTGTGCGTGTTCACCACCTTCGCCTGGGGTGTGGCCGATCTGGCACCGCAGCTGCAGGCCGCGTGCAACGAAGAATTCACCACCGAAGAGCTGGAGAAGATCGGTGAGCGCATCTGGAACATGGAGCGCGAGTTCAACAACGCCGCCGGCTTCACCGCCAAGGACGACAGCCTGCCCAAGCGCCTGCTCACCGAAGCGGCCAAGACCGGTGCTTCCAAGGGCATGGTCAGCAAGCTGCCCGAGATGCTGCCCAAGTACTACGCGGTGCGTGGCTGGGATCCGGAAGGCCGCCCGACCGCCGAGACCAAGACGCGCCTGAGCCTTTGA
- a CDS encoding (2Fe-2S)-binding protein, with amino-acid sequence MQVQLKVNGKPTSVDVAPHTLLVQVLREHLKLTGTHVGCDTAQCGACTVIRDGRAIKSCNVLAVQVSGSEITTIEGLAQPDGTMHPMQAAFKECHGLQCGYCTPGMVMSAVDLCTHHPKASSSEIRELLEGNLCRCTGYQNIVKAVVKGQADMASS; translated from the coding sequence ATGCAGGTTCAGCTCAAGGTCAATGGCAAGCCCACCTCGGTGGACGTCGCCCCCCACACATTGCTGGTTCAGGTGCTGCGCGAGCACCTCAAGCTCACCGGCACCCACGTCGGATGCGACACCGCCCAGTGCGGCGCCTGCACCGTCATCCGGGACGGCCGGGCCATCAAGTCGTGCAACGTGCTGGCCGTGCAGGTCAGCGGCTCGGAGATCACCACCATCGAAGGCCTGGCCCAGCCCGACGGCACCATGCACCCGATGCAGGCGGCCTTCAAGGAGTGCCACGGCCTGCAGTGCGGCTACTGCACCCCGGGCATGGTGATGAGCGCGGTGGACCTCTGCACGCACCACCCCAAGGCCAGCTCAAGCGAAATCCGCGAGCTGCTCGAAGGCAACCTGTGCCGCTGCACCGGTTACCAGAACATCGTCAAGGCCGTGGTCAAGGGCCAGGCCGACATGGCTTCGTCCTGA
- a CDS encoding vWA domain-containing protein, whose translation MQLGDARSGKLADNITGFGRALRRAGVRVDSSRIALAADAALAVGLDRKQDVSAAMEAVMVSREQDRMVFRELFDVYFRNPEIAQKLLSQLLPSAEGKAEPSQRRPRVREALSPQKTFGHQAKPKQEDQKVEFDAAMTASDLQRLKHADFNALSGTEYRLVERLARDIRLPLPSFASRRTRPGAHGAQLHWPGLMQRAVRNGGEMMDLPRLERREQPLPLLVLVDVSGSMERYTRLLLAFLHAATRQHRRRDVFAFGTRLTDLTPAFRLADTDEMLAHASAAIEDFAGGTQLGEALHTLRHEHARRLVGRRTLVLIVTDGLDTGEPKELGEALGWLRRRCRRLLWLNPLLRFDGYAPLARGAAELHSHAHGMLAVHNLSKLDDLAASLAALLKR comes from the coding sequence ATGCAACTGGGTGACGCCCGCAGCGGCAAACTGGCCGACAACATCACCGGCTTCGGTCGCGCCCTGCGCCGCGCCGGTGTGCGGGTGGACAGCTCGCGCATCGCGCTGGCCGCCGACGCGGCGCTGGCCGTGGGGCTGGACCGCAAGCAGGACGTGAGCGCGGCGATGGAGGCGGTGATGGTCAGCCGCGAGCAGGACCGAATGGTGTTCCGCGAGCTGTTCGACGTGTATTTCCGCAACCCCGAGATCGCGCAGAAGCTGCTCTCGCAACTGCTGCCCAGCGCCGAGGGCAAGGCCGAGCCCAGCCAGCGGCGTCCGCGCGTGCGCGAGGCGCTGTCGCCACAAAAGACCTTCGGCCACCAGGCCAAGCCCAAACAGGAAGACCAGAAGGTCGAGTTCGACGCGGCCATGACCGCGAGCGACCTGCAGCGCCTGAAACACGCCGACTTCAACGCGCTCTCGGGCACCGAGTACCGGCTGGTTGAAAGGCTCGCGCGCGACATCCGGCTGCCACTGCCCAGCTTCGCCTCGCGCCGCACGCGGCCGGGCGCACACGGCGCGCAACTGCACTGGCCGGGCCTGATGCAGCGTGCCGTGCGCAACGGCGGCGAGATGATGGACCTGCCGCGCCTGGAGCGGCGCGAGCAGCCGCTGCCGCTGCTGGTGCTGGTGGATGTGTCGGGCTCCATGGAACGCTACACGCGGCTGCTGCTGGCCTTTCTGCACGCGGCCACGCGCCAGCACCGTCGCCGCGACGTGTTCGCCTTCGGCACCCGGCTCACCGACCTCACGCCCGCCTTCCGCCTCGCCGACACCGACGAGATGCTGGCGCACGCCAGCGCCGCCATCGAGGACTTCGCGGGTGGCACCCAGCTGGGCGAAGCGCTGCACACCCTGCGCCACGAACACGCGCGCCGCCTGGTCGGCCGCCGCACCCTGGTGCTGATCGTCACCGACGGGCTGGACACCGGCGAACCGAAGGAACTCGGCGAAGCGCTGGGCTGGCTGCGCCGGCGGTGTCGCCGCCTGCTCTGGCTCAACCCGCTGCTGCGCTTTGACGGCTACGCACCGCTGGCACGCGGCGCCGCCGAACTGCACAGCCACGCCCACGGCATGCTGGCGGTGCACAACCTCAGCAAGCTCGACGACCTGGCCGCCAGCCTGGCGGCTTTGCTCAAACGCTGA
- a CDS encoding 4Fe-4S dicluster domain-containing protein: MQKILHINPDKCTGCLQCEMACSFENYGTYATSKSRIKVFDFHHTGKKVPYTCTQCDEAWCLHACPVEAITVDKVTGAKVVNETTCVGCKVCTIACPFGTINYVQETGKVQKCDLCGGEPACADACPTAAITFVDANWTGIDKMKQWADKLGNQPSAA, encoded by the coding sequence ATGCAAAAAATCCTCCACATCAACCCGGACAAGTGCACCGGCTGTCTGCAGTGCGAAATGGCCTGCTCGTTCGAGAACTACGGCACTTACGCCACGTCGAAGTCGCGCATCAAGGTCTTCGACTTCCACCACACCGGCAAGAAGGTGCCCTACACCTGCACGCAGTGCGACGAGGCCTGGTGCCTGCACGCCTGCCCGGTCGAAGCGATCACGGTCGACAAGGTCACCGGCGCCAAGGTGGTGAACGAGACGACGTGCGTGGGCTGCAAGGTGTGCACGATCGCCTGCCCCTTCGGCACCATCAACTACGTGCAGGAAACCGGCAAGGTCCAGAAGTGCGACCTCTGCGGTGGCGAGCCGGCCTGCGCCGACGCCTGCCCGACCGCAGCGATCACCTTTGTGGATGCCAACTGGACCGGCATCGACAAGATGAAGCAGTGGGCCGACAAGCTGGGCAACCAGCCGTCCGCCGCCTGA
- a CDS encoding FAD binding domain-containing protein, whose product MYAFTFDKPSTLADASKAAAGGAKPLAGGQTLLASMKLRLSEPGSLVDLGGIKELAGIQREGNALVIGAMTRHIDVANSAEVKATIPGLADLAAHIGDKQVRAMGTLGGSVANNDPAACYPSAVLGLGATVHTTQRQIAADDFFQGMFTTALNEGELITAISFPIPKKSVYMKFNQPASRFAMTGVYLAVTDGGVRVAVTGAGSGGVFRHTGLEDALNKSFTPQAAAAVKVDSSDLNADLHATANYRANLISVLTQRAVTQLS is encoded by the coding sequence ATGTACGCGTTCACATTCGACAAACCCTCGACCCTGGCCGACGCCAGCAAGGCCGCCGCCGGCGGCGCCAAGCCCCTGGCCGGCGGCCAGACCCTGCTCGCTTCGATGAAGCTGCGCCTGTCCGAACCCGGCTCGCTGGTGGACCTGGGCGGCATCAAGGAACTCGCGGGCATCCAGCGCGAGGGCAACGCCCTGGTGATCGGCGCGATGACGCGCCACATCGACGTCGCCAACAGCGCGGAGGTCAAGGCCACGATTCCCGGCCTGGCCGATCTGGCCGCCCACATTGGCGACAAACAGGTGCGCGCCATGGGCACGCTGGGCGGCTCGGTCGCCAACAACGACCCCGCCGCCTGCTACCCCAGCGCGGTGCTCGGCCTGGGCGCCACGGTGCACACCACGCAGCGCCAGATCGCCGCCGACGACTTCTTCCAGGGCATGTTCACCACCGCCTTGAACGAGGGTGAGCTGATCACGGCGATCAGCTTCCCGATCCCGAAGAAGTCGGTCTACATGAAGTTCAACCAGCCGGCTTCGCGCTTCGCCATGACCGGCGTGTACCTGGCCGTGACCGACGGCGGCGTGCGCGTGGCTGTGACCGGCGCGGGCAGCGGCGGCGTGTTCCGCCACACGGGGCTGGAGGACGCGCTCAACAAGAGCTTCACGCCGCAGGCCGCTGCGGCCGTGAAGGTGGATTCGAGCGACCTGAACGCCGACCTGCACGCCACCGCGAACTACCGCGCCAACCTCATCAGTGTGCTCACACAAAGGGCGGTCACCCAGTTGAGCTGA